The following proteins come from a genomic window of Patescibacteria group bacterium:
- a CDS encoding type II toxin-antitoxin system mRNA interferase toxin, RelE/StbE family, with the protein MKIRFHKNFEKQYKKLKKKEQEKVQQRLELFLENPFHSQLNNHPLKGKYTDYRSIDITGDLRAIYKFVNENECIFVIIDSHSNLYF; encoded by the coding sequence ATGAAAATTCGTTTTCACAAGAATTTTGAGAAACAATACAAGAAATTAAAGAAAAAAGAACAAGAAAAAGTTCAGCAAAGATTAGAATTATTTTTGGAAAATCCATTTCATTCTCAACTCAACAATCATCCCTTAAAAGGAAAATATACTGATTACCGAAGCATAGACATAACAGGCGACCTAAGAGCAATTTATAAGTTTGTTAACGAGAATGAATGCATTTTTGTTATTATAGACAGCCACAGCAACTTGTATTTTTGA